The DNA sequence CCGTCGAGCAGCTCACCGGCGTGCGGGTGGACCACTTCGCCGTCGCCGACTTCGAGTCGTTCTCCCGCCTGACCGACGCCCTCGGCGGTGTCGAGCTCACCCTGCCCGAGGGCCTGGACACCCGCGGGCAGGTGTACCCGCCCGGGACGCACGTGCTCGACGGCGAAGCGGCCCTGGCCTACACGCGTGAGCGGTACGGCCTGCCCGGCGGCGACTTCGACCGGGTCCAGCGCCAGCAGAACTGGCTGCGGGCGATCGTGGAGTCGGCGGTGGACGAGAACGTCCTCGCCAACCCGGTGCGCACGGCAGGGCTGGTCACCGTCGTGGCGGAGTCCCTCGCCGTCGACGGGGGGCTGGGCGTGGACCAGATGCGCGCCATCGCCCTGGACCTGGGCGGCATGGAGCGCGATGACGTCCTGTTCGTCACCGCACCGCACCTGGGGACCGGGTGGAGCCCGGACGGCACCCAGTCCATCGTCCGGCTCGACGACGCCCGGCTCGCCGAGGTCTCCCGCGCCTTCGCGGAGGACCGGGTGGCCGAGCTCCTCCGGACCCGGCCCGACCTGGCCACCGTGCTCGGCGAGGAGGTGCGGTGACCGTGCGCGCGCGCGAGATCGTCGACCTCCTCGCCGGAGAGTCTCCCGCCCGGCGCCGCCGTCACCCGAGCGGGCTGCGCCTGGTCCAGGGCAGCCTCTTGGCGCCGTCCCCCGAGCCCGCGGCGGGTACCGGCCGGCACCGCGCCACGGTCGAGGAGGACGTGGCGGCGGGCCGCGCCCCGGCGAGCCCGGCCGTCGCCGGCCCGGTCGCCAGCCCCACCGCAGCCGGCCGGCTCGCCGGCCCGCCCGCCGGTCCCGTGCTCGAGGGCCCGTCCGTGACGGCACCGGTCGACGAGCCGCAGCCCGCGGTCGTAGCCCCAGCGCCTGACGCCCACGTCTCGCTGGCCCCCCTGACTCCCGGTCCCCAGGCCGGGAAAGGCGTGGCGCCGTCGTTTCCTTCCCCCAGGGACGACGGCGCCACTCCGCCTTGGTACGGCAGGTACCGCGCCGTCCTCCTCGTCGTCGACGCCGCGATGGTCACCCTCACCCTCCTCGCCGCCCAGTTCGCCCGGTTCGGAGTGCGCGGTGCGCAGGGCCGCGTGTTCGTGGCGGGTGAGCTGTTCTCGTACGCCGTCGTCGGCGCCGCCTTCGCCGCGGTGTGGATGCTGGCTCTGTCCGCGAACGAGTCCCGCAACCGCCGGGTGGTCGGGGCCGGGCTGGAGGAGTACCGCAAGGTCGTGACCGGCACCTTCACCGCCTTCGGGATCGTCGCGATCGGCTCCTACCTCCTCCAGATCGAGCTCTCCCGCGTCTACTTCGCCGTCGCGTTCCCGCTGGGGCTCGTCTTCGTCCTCCTCGGCCGGCTCGCCCTGCGGATCCACCTCGGTGCGCGACGGCGGCAGGGCCGGCACATGACCGGCGTGGTCGTCGTGGGCAGCCGTCCCGAGATCCGCCGGGCGCTGGACGAGCTGCGCCGCAACCCCGAGGCCGGCTACCGCGCCGTCGCCGTCTCGATCGTCGACGCCAAGGACGACGCGGACCGCCACGACGGTCTGCCGCACGTCCCGAGGCGGAACCTGCGCGCCTTCGTCGACACCCCGGCGGTGGGCGCCGTCGTCGTCGCCGGCGGTCTGCCCCGCATGGACATCCGGCTGCTCGCCTGGGAGCTGGAGAACACCCACGTCGAGCTCATGCTCGTCTCCCAGCTCACCGACGTCGCCGGGCCGCGGGTCCACGCCAGCCCCGCGCACAACCTCCCGATGGTCCACGTGGACCTCCCCCAGTACTCCGGGTTCAACCACCTGGCCAAGCGGGCGCTCGACGTCGTCGTCGCCTCGCTGATCCTCACGGTCATGGCCCCCGTGCTCGCCCTCGTGGCCCTTGCCATCAAGCTCGAGGACGGCGGCCCGGTGATTTTCCGGCAGCTGCGGGTGGGGCAGAACGGCGAGATGTTCACCATGCACAAGCTCCGCTCGATGGCCCTCGACGCCGAGGAGCGCCTCGCGGAGCTTCGCGGCCACGACGACGGCAACGGCGTGCTGTTCAAGATGCGGCACGACCCGCGGGTCACCCGGGTGGGCCGGTTCATCCGGCGGTTCTCCCTCGACGAGTTCCCCCAGTTCTTCGACGTCCTCCTCGGGCGCATGTCCGTGGTCGGACCTCGGCCGCCGCTGCCCAGCGAGGTCGAGGGCTACGCCGGGCACGTGCGCCGGCGCCTGCTCACCAAGCCGGGCATCACCGGCCTGTGGCAGGTCAGTGGCCGCTCGGACCTGTCCTGGGAGGACGGCGTCCGGCTGGACCTGGCGTACGTGGAGAACTGGTCGGTCGCCGGTGACCTCATCATCATCCTCAAGACCGCCAAGGCCGTCATCAGCGCCCGCGGCGCCTACTGAGGCGGTGGTGGCCGCGGTCGGGGTCACGTGGCCACACCGGATCGTCCGGACCGATCGGCGCCGCCGAAGGCCACCGGCGTGCGAGGATGTCCCGCGTGGGTCAGCGGCTCGTGGTGGTGGCATCGACGTTCCCCGCGAACGCGGAGGACCCCGTACCCGCCTTCGTGCGGGACCAGGTCGAAGCCATGCATCGTCTCGACCCGAGCCTGGAGATCCACGTCCTCGCCCCGCACGACCCGCGCTCGCGCACCCACCGGTTCACCCGGCACGAGCACTTCTTCGAGCACCGCTTCCACTACTTCTGGCCGTGGCAGGCGGAGCGGCTCGCGGGCCGGGGCATCCTGCCGGCGCTGCAGGAGAACCGGCTGCTGTACGTGCTCGTGCCGTTCTTCTTCGTCGGGGAGCTCGTGGCGTTGGTCCGGTTGATCCGCCGCGTCCGCCCCGAGCTCGTCTACGCCCACTGGTTCACCCCGCAGGGGTTGACCGCCTGCTGGGCGTGCGTGCTCACGGGTGCGCCGTTCGTCTTCACCACCCACGCCGCCGACGTCGCCGTGTGGCACAAGGTGCCGGTGCTCGGCCCGCGAGTGGTGCGCTGGCACGCGCGGCGGGCGCGGGCGGTCACCGCGGTGAGCCGGCGTTCGCTCGAACGGCTCGGCGGGTTCTTCCCCGCGGATGAGTGGGACCGGCGGTCGGCCGACGTGCCGATCCTGCCGATGGGGGTGGACACGGTGCCGGTGCTCGCCGGCGGAACGACGGCAGTGGAGGCGCCGGCCGCCTCTGCCTCCTTCCCGTCGACCGACGACGTCCCGCCGACGATCCTCTTCCTCGGCCGGCTCGCCGAGAAGAAGGGGGTCGCCTACCTCCTCGAGGCTTTCGCGGAGGCGCGCGGGTCGCTGACCGGGTGGCGCCTCGTCGTCGCCGGCGACGGGTCGTTGCTGCCGGACCTGCAGGAGCTGGCCAGGAGCCTCGGGCTGGACGACGCGGTCGAGTTCACCGGCTACGTCACCGGCGCTCGCAAGACCCAGCTCCTCGCCGCGGCGAGCGTCCACGTCGTGCCGTCGATCATCACGGACACCGGGGACGCCGAGGGACTGCCCGTCTCCCTGCTCGAGGGGCTCGCGCACGGGCGGACGTGCGTCGCGACCGCCGAGAGCGGCGCGGACGACATCCTCGTCGACGGCGTCAACGGCTTCCTCGTGCCGCACCGCGACGCCGGCGCGCTCGGCCGGGCGCTCGTGCGTGCGGCGACGATGCCGGACGCCGAGCGGGCAGCGATGAGCGCGGAGGCCGTCGCCACCGCGGCGGCGTTCGCGTGGCCGGAGGTCGCCGGGCGGTACCTGGCGTGGCTCTTCCCAGAGCGGGCAGCGACGACGGCGGCGGCGACGGCGGCGACGACGACGACGGTCTAGATCTGGGCGATGGCGCGCACCATCTCGAACGAGACGTCCGCAAGACCGAGGAGCACACCGCCTGCCCAGGCGATCTCGAGCCAGGGCCGCCACCGCGGGTGTCGCTCGGCGGCATCCTCCAGGGCGACCCGCACGGCACCGACCAGCAACACCCAAGACAGGCCGTGGAAGCGCGTCCGGACGACCTGCGTGCCCAGCACCAGCCAGTGCACCCAGGCAGTGGCACCGAGGAGGGTGAACCGCCGTAGCACCGTCCCGCGCCGCCACAGCACGTACGCCAGGGCCGGGACGAGGAGCAGCTGGACCACGAGGGAGGTGCGCCCGCCCCACGGCTCCTGGCTCCCGACGAGACCGGTGACGAGGGGCATGACCGGCACGAGCAGCTGGTCGGTACGCGACGGCAGCCGCGAGAGGACGTCCACGCTGGGCGTCGCTCCGAGCGCAGGGTCCACGAGGTACCCGGTGATCAGCCACTGCCGCACCGACCAGAACCCCAGGGTGAGAACCGCCGTCGCCCCGAGCACCAGCCACTGCCGTACCACGGTGCGGTAGGCCCCGGCCGGACGGTGGGCCTCGGCCCACCAGCGGAGCAGCAGTGCGAGCCCGACGGCGCCCGCCGCGGCGGCGGACGTCGGCTTGATGCTGATGGCCACGGCAAGCAGGACCGACGTCGCCACGAGGCCGGTCGTCAGGGTGCGTCCAGCGGTCCGGACGCCGGTCGGGCCTGCCCGGACGGTCGCTGCCAGGGTGCCGGCCGGCGCTGCGGTCGCCAGGGCCAGGGCGACCGCCGCGGCGGCGAAGGCGCTCGCGGCGGTGTCGTTGTAGGCCGTGTAGGCCTGGTCCCACACCACCGGCATCGCCATGGCCGCGGCGGCGACCGCCCCGGTGGCGCGCACGCCCATGACGCGGGCGGCCCCGGCGGCGGCGAGCCCGAGGGCCGGCAGGGTCAGCAGGTGCAGCAGGTGCGCGGCCACGTACGAGCCCTGCGTCGCGGCCGCGGTATAGACGATCTCCATGAACGGGAAGCCGTCCACGTGCTTGTAGGGACTGTCGTTCCAGCTCCCTGCCGCGGCCCACTCCACCGGCGCAGCCCAGTGGTACTCCAGCTCGTCGATCCGCAGTGGGGGCGCCAGGGCCGCGATGGCCGCCACACCCAGCCCGGCGGCGACCGCGAGCACCGGGACCGGCGTGAGCCGGACCTGGGCCCTCGCGCCCACGACGAGCTCCGCGAGGAGGACGCCGACCGGCCGACGCGCGGCCACCGCCGTGACCGTCCCGGCAGCGGCCAGACCGAACGGGAGCCAGGCGCCGAGAAGTCCGACATGGCCGACCAGCAACGTCGCGATCCCCACCACGGCCAGACCGGCGAGAGGGACGAGCGCGGCCCGGGTGACCGTCGGGACGTGAAGTCGCTCGCGCAGTCCGGCGACGACGGCGAGTCCGAGCGCAACCACGGCTCCGACGAGCAGGACCGCCGTTCCCAGCTGACCGATCACGACAGGCCTGCCCAGACGGCGGCGTGACCCGCGGCGCTGCGTTCCCACGTGAACTCCGCTGCACGCTCCCGACCGCGGGCGACGAGCCCGTCCACGGCCGTGTCGCCCGACACCGCCCAGAGGATGCCCTCGGCGATCTCCGCCGGCGTCGGCTCGACGAGGATGCCGCCGTCGCCGACCACCTCCGGCAGCGAGGAGGTCCGCGCCGCGACGACCGGCACCCGCGCCGCCATCGCCTCGAGCGCCGGCAGGCCGAAGCCCTCGTAGAGGGACGGCACCACCACGGCGGCTGCGCCGGCGAGCAGCCCGGCGATGACGTCGTCAGGAACCCGGCCGACCTGCCGGACACCCGCGAGGTCCCGGAAGAGGTCGTCCCGGCGCGGGTGCGGCGGGCCGGTGAGGACGAGCGTGAGGTCCGGCCGGCTGCTGCGGACCGACGGCCACGCGGCAGCGAGCCCCTCGAGGTTCTTCCGCCGGGACGCCCCGCCGGCGTGGAGCACGTAGGGCCCGGTGATGCCGAGCCGGGCGAGCTGCTCGGATGGCGCGGGGGTGGCGTCGAGGTAGCGGTCGTCGACGCCGTTGTGGACGACGGTGGGGTCGACGACTCCGAGGAGCTCGACCGCCTCGGCCGCGGAGAAGCGGGACACGCAGATGACCGCGGCCGCCCGCCGGATCTCCTCGGGCGCAGCCGCGACGGGTGCAGACTCGTCCGGGAACCGCCACGCGACGACGTCGTGGAGGGTGACGACGTCGACGGGCGCTGGGGGCAGCTCGAGAGTCATGCGGTGCACGACGGCCCCGCGCGGGTACAGCGCGGCCCCCGCGAGCCGACGTGTCCGGACTCCGGCGCGGCTGAGTGGGCCCATGGGCAGGCGCCGGTTGCCCGGCAGGGTCGAGCGCATGGACCTGGCCACGAGCCGCGAGACCCGCCAGGCGTCCGGCGGTCGGCCGGGCGCCGCCCCATCGGCCGTCCCGGCGTCCGCTGCGGCTGTCACGCCCGCCAGCGCGGACACGGCCCGGGCCGCTATCTCCTCCTGGTAGACCTGCGCCCCCATCGGCGCGCCGACGGCGGTCGTGGCCAGGACGAGCTGCGGCATGTCGAGAGCCTAGGGCTCAGCGGGACGCAGGGTGGGGGATCGCGTGCTCCGCACGACCCAGGGCGCGTGGAACAGCCACGGAGCGCGGCGCAGGGCCCGCAGGGCCAGCAGCGGGCCCACCACGCCCGCCGCGGTCCCGAGCACGAGCTGGACGCGGGGATCCGCGAGCCCGAGAGCGACGAGCACCGCTCGGGTCCCTGCTGTGAAGAGGATATGCATGAGGAAGATGGGCAGGGACCGGGCACCGATGTGGCTAAGCCATCCCGAGACAGTTGAGAACCGCGCGACAATCGCCGACAGCGCGAGGAGACCTCCCACTCCCGCGGTGGTAGCGACCAGACCCTGAGCCACGGTGCGGGCCGTCCTGGCCGGATCGTTCATGGTCGGCGCCGTCGGGTCGCCCACCCCGGCGATCGCCACGAGCACTGCACCGCCACAGAGCGCCACGAGAGCCGGACGTAAGGGGGGCAGCGCGGCGACGACCCCGCTGAAGCGTGCGCGGGTGATCCATGCGCCCGCGGCGAAGAACATCAGGAGCGCGGCACCCCGCTCCCAGACGTAGGCGCCGTCGACGCCCCACCCCGCGAGGCTGACCGCCATCACGGCGAGGGTGGCCACCACCCGAGCCGGACCACCTCGCCACGGCGAGACGAGAGCCGCGGTGGTGACCGCGACCACCAGGAGCGGCAGGAACCACAGGTGCGCGATGGGGACCCACAACGTGAGCACCTCGAGCCAGGTGGTCCGGCCGTTGCGCAAGGAGCTGGCAGCGATCTCGAACGCCCCCTGGATCAGGGTCCAGAGCACGAAGAGGTAGAGAAGCTCCGGCACCCGTCTCCGGAGATATCTCGCCGCCCCATCGCGGTCGACGCCCGCCGGCAGCAGGAGGCCGGTGAGCAGCGCGAACATCGGAAGGTGCACGAGATAGAGCAAGAGCCCCAGGTCCGACCACGCCCCGGCGCCAGGAGCGATGCCGGCCGACTGCAGCCCACGTAGCGCGTGCCCTGCCACGACCGCCACCATGGCGAGGCCGCGCGCGACGTCGATCGTGCGGTCGCGCCCCGTGGTCATCGGGTCAGTATCCCAATGTGAAGCTGCGCTCGTGGGTGCATCAATCCGTCATGTGCGGACGGGGTTCTCCCTATGCTGGCAGCACCCGCACGGGCAGATGGGACAGGGGGAGATGATGCGCCGCCCTCGCCGCGTTGCGCTCGTCTCGAGCTCGTTCGCCCCGTACGTCGGCGGGGTGGAGGAGCACACTCTCCACGTCGCGCAGGAGCTGAGATCGGCCGGGCATCAGGTGGCCGTCTGGACGGTCGACCGCGGGGAGTCGCTGGGCACCAGGTTCGTCGACGGGCTGGAGGTGCGCTACCTGCCCTGTCCCCAACCGGCGGGCTCCATCGGCGCCGTTCTCCGGTTTCTCGGCACCGCACCTGGCGCCGCCCTCCGGTGGCTGCGTGCGTGGCGGGACCTACGGCCAGAGGTCCTCCACGTCCAGTGCTTCGGACCGAACGGCCTGTACGCGCTTGCGCTGCACCTGGTCGCCCGGGTGCCCCTCGTGGTGAGCTCCCACGGCGAGACGTTCGCCGACGACCACGATGTGTTCTCGCGGTCCCGGTTGCTCCGGACAGGCCTCATCCGGTCGCTCCGGTCCGCCTCGGCGGTCACCGGCTGCTCCCGACTCGTCGTCGACGACCTCGCGGAACGATTCGGCGCCTGGGGCGGCGTCGTCGTCCCCAACGGCGTCGACCTCGACGGCCCCGGGCCAGGGCCGCGGCCGGGCGATGCGCCGCGTCCCGCTGTTGACCAGCTCCCGACCGTGTTCGCCGTCGGGCGGGTCGAGCGTGCCAAGGGTTTCGACCTGCTGCTTGACGCCTTTGCCCGGCTCCAGACCCCGGCTCGGCTCGTCATCGGCGGGGACGGCAGTGAGCTCCGCGCCCTCCAGGTTGGGGTGGACGCCCGCGGCCTGAGGAGCCTGGTGGAGCTGCCGGGGCGACTCAACTCCGACGAGGTCGCCCGGCAGATGACGTCCGCCGCCGTCGTCGTCGTGCCGAGCCGCCAGGAGGCGTTCGGCATCGTCGTGCTCGAGGCCTGGCGCGCCGGCACCCCTCTCGTCGCCACGAGCCTCGGCGGGCCGGGCGACCTCGTCGAGGACGGGGTCGACGGCCTCGTCGTCGACCCGACCGACCCGGCCGCCCTCGCAAATGCGATCGACTCGGTCCTGCGGGACCCGGCACTCGGACGACGTCTGTCCGGGCGGGGCTCCGAACGTGTTCACGCCTACACCTGGACCCGCACGCGCGAGCTGTACGAAGCGATCTACGACCGTGTCCTCGCACCCTCCCGATCGCCGCGCCCCCGCCCTCGGCGATCGATCCACTGGGGGCGCCGATGGTCCTGAGTCCTGCCCTGCGTTCGTTCGTCGACTACTCCGGCACGGGTCGGCGACGAGCGCGCGCGCTGAGGCGGGCGGCCGGCGTTGCTCTGACACCGGCGATGTACCCGAGGGGCCCGGTCGTTCCCACGTACTGGTGGGACATGCATCCCAACTTCGGCGACGAGATGACGCCGTGGCTCCTCCCGCACTTCGGGATCGCTCCGGTCCACCGAGCCCCGTCCCGGGCTCGGCTCGTCGGTGTGGGCAGCATCCTTGAGCACCTCCCGACGGACTTCGCGGGCGTCGTGTGGGGCAGCGGCCTCATCGACGACCGCCCGAGGCCCCTGCCGAACGCCACCGTCGTGGCCGTGCGTGGCGCGCTCACTCGCGAACACCTCGGCGTGCCTTCGACCACCGTGCTCGGCGACCCAGCGCTGCTCGTCTCTCGACTGATCCCACGCCCGAGGGTCCGCTGGCGGCTCGGTCTCGTGCCGCATGGTCACCACCGAGACCACCCCAACTTTCTCGCCCCGGCGAAGAACTTCCCTGCCGAGGTCCGCGTGATCAACGTCCACGACCGGCCCGCCCGGACGGTGCGGAGGATCGCAGCCTGCGACGCGATCCTCACCACCTCGCTCCACGGCCTGGTCGTCGCCGATGCGTACGGCATACCAGCTGCGTGGACCGTGCTGCAGCCGGCTCTCTCCGGCGGGGACTTCAAGTTCCGCGACTACGAGACAGTGGTGACACCGAGCGCCACCCGCCGGTACGACTTTCGGCCCGGCGAAACCCTTACTCAGCTCGCGGCGCGCACCCGCCGCGCCGACGCCGCCGCCGTCGCCGTCGCCATGCAGGGGCTGGACGCCTCCGTCGGCACCCTGCACGACATTTTCGCGGGCGAGGTGCGGCGTCCGTTCAGCGCGGCAGTCGACCTCTTGAGCGCCTCCGCGTCGCGACGGGGGCCGTCATAGTCCGCCCCACATTCAGACCGCACCCCCAGCGCGCAGGAGGGACCGGGCTCGGCGCACCACCGCTTGGCCACCGGGGAGCACCGCGCGGAGGCGTGCCACCGGGTTCCGCGGCGTGGGGGGCACGCCGAACTCAACAGCGATCGCCGTGCTGACCGGTCGACCGAACCCACCCATGCTGATCCCGGAGTGGTTCTCCCCTGTGCCCACCGTGTACAGGGCGCCCGGGAACGGCAGAGGCGCCAGGGGCGTCCCGGCCGCCGCGAGTCGGTCGGCGGCGTACACGTGGGAGCCCAGCAGGTCGCGCAGGCGGTCCCCGAAGGCTGCCGTGAGCTCGTCCTGGGACACGGAGCACGGATCGAGCATCGGCGCCTCGAACAGGTCTGCTCGAATGATGTGGGACGTGCCGCAGTGTCGATAGAAGTCGGGCTGGGGTCGGACGGACCGGCGAGGGGGGCAGTAGCGCCACCCGTTCTGGACGTACCACCCCGGGGCTGTGTGGTGACGATTCACGTACGCCGCTATCCGCCTGCTCACGTAGTCGTCCGCGTCGAACGCCATGACGTGAGAGGGGTTGTGGCGGATGACCTCGAGCAGACCGACGGCGAGCTTCGTGCCCTTGTCGAGGAGAACGGCCTCACGCCCGGTTTGCGGTCCGGCCACGGCCGAGGGTGGGGGAAAGTCCACGCGGACGAACGTGACCTGCGCGGGGACCGGGAACCCGGGTGGCTGGTTGCCGACCACGACGACGTGGAACTCCGTCGAACTCTGTGCACACACCGAGCGCAGGCTCGCCAACGCCAGCGCCTCGACGCGCGAGTAGTCCGAGGCGTTGAGCGGGTGCCGCAGCGACGTGATGAACCCGATCATGGTTGAAAACTACTGCCGACAATGCAACTCGGTGCGCCCATCGACCGGTCTAGGACGCGATATCTTGACCCGATGGTCGACGTGCGTCGTGCTGTCACGGCCAGGCTCGGGGAATGGACCTGGAAGGCTATGCGCCCCCTTCGCCGGGGCACTCGCACGGTGCAACTC is a window from the Georgenia muralis genome containing:
- a CDS encoding glycosyltransferase, with the protein product MGQRLVVVASTFPANAEDPVPAFVRDQVEAMHRLDPSLEIHVLAPHDPRSRTHRFTRHEHFFEHRFHYFWPWQAERLAGRGILPALQENRLLYVLVPFFFVGELVALVRLIRRVRPELVYAHWFTPQGLTACWACVLTGAPFVFTTHAADVAVWHKVPVLGPRVVRWHARRARAVTAVSRRSLERLGGFFPADEWDRRSADVPILPMGVDTVPVLAGGTTAVEAPAASASFPSTDDVPPTILFLGRLAEKKGVAYLLEAFAEARGSLTGWRLVVAGDGSLLPDLQELARSLGLDDAVEFTGYVTGARKTQLLAAASVHVVPSIITDTGDAEGLPVSLLEGLAHGRTCVATAESGADDILVDGVNGFLVPHRDAGALGRALVRAATMPDAERAAMSAEAVATAAAFAWPEVAGRYLAWLFPERAATTAAATAATTTTV
- a CDS encoding sugar transferase, which gives rise to MTVRAREIVDLLAGESPARRRRHPSGLRLVQGSLLAPSPEPAAGTGRHRATVEEDVAAGRAPASPAVAGPVASPTAAGRLAGPPAGPVLEGPSVTAPVDEPQPAVVAPAPDAHVSLAPLTPGPQAGKGVAPSFPSPRDDGATPPWYGRYRAVLLVVDAAMVTLTLLAAQFARFGVRGAQGRVFVAGELFSYAVVGAAFAAVWMLALSANESRNRRVVGAGLEEYRKVVTGTFTAFGIVAIGSYLLQIELSRVYFAVAFPLGLVFVLLGRLALRIHLGARRRQGRHMTGVVVVGSRPEIRRALDELRRNPEAGYRAVAVSIVDAKDDADRHDGLPHVPRRNLRAFVDTPAVGAVVVAGGLPRMDIRLLAWELENTHVELMLVSQLTDVAGPRVHASPAHNLPMVHVDLPQYSGFNHLAKRALDVVVASLILTVMAPVLALVALAIKLEDGGPVIFRQLRVGQNGEMFTMHKLRSMALDAEERLAELRGHDDGNGVLFKMRHDPRVTRVGRFIRRFSLDEFPQFFDVLLGRMSVVGPRPPLPSEVEGYAGHVRRRLLTKPGITGLWQVSGRSDLSWEDGVRLDLAYVENWSVAGDLIIILKTAKAVISARGAY
- a CDS encoding glycosyltransferase family 2 protein, with amino-acid sequence MIGFITSLRHPLNASDYSRVEALALASLRSVCAQSSTEFHVVVVGNQPPGFPVPAQVTFVRVDFPPPSAVAGPQTGREAVLLDKGTKLAVGLLEVIRHNPSHVMAFDADDYVSRRIAAYVNRHHTAPGWYVQNGWRYCPPRRSVRPQPDFYRHCGTSHIIRADLFEAPMLDPCSVSQDELTAAFGDRLRDLLGSHVYAADRLAAAGTPLAPLPFPGALYTVGTGENHSGISMGGFGRPVSTAIAVEFGVPPTPRNPVARLRAVLPGGQAVVRRARSLLRAGGAV
- a CDS encoding acyltransferase family protein; protein product: MTTGRDRTIDVARGLAMVAVVAGHALRGLQSAGIAPGAGAWSDLGLLLYLVHLPMFALLTGLLLPAGVDRDGAARYLRRRVPELLYLFVLWTLIQGAFEIAASSLRNGRTTWLEVLTLWVPIAHLWFLPLLVVAVTTAALVSPWRGGPARVVATLAVMAVSLAGWGVDGAYVWERGAALLMFFAAGAWITRARFSGVVAALPPLRPALVALCGGAVLVAIAGVGDPTAPTMNDPARTARTVAQGLVATTAGVGGLLALSAIVARFSTVSGWLSHIGARSLPIFLMHILFTAGTRAVLVALGLADPRVQLVLGTAAGVVGPLLALRALRRAPWLFHAPWVVRSTRSPTLRPAEP
- a CDS encoding glycosyltransferase family 4 protein, producing MRRPRRVALVSSSFAPYVGGVEEHTLHVAQELRSAGHQVAVWTVDRGESLGTRFVDGLEVRYLPCPQPAGSIGAVLRFLGTAPGAALRWLRAWRDLRPEVLHVQCFGPNGLYALALHLVARVPLVVSSHGETFADDHDVFSRSRLLRTGLIRSLRSASAVTGCSRLVVDDLAERFGAWGGVVVPNGVDLDGPGPGPRPGDAPRPAVDQLPTVFAVGRVERAKGFDLLLDAFARLQTPARLVIGGDGSELRALQVGVDARGLRSLVELPGRLNSDEVARQMTSAAVVVVPSRQEAFGIVVLEAWRAGTPLVATSLGGPGDLVEDGVDGLVVDPTDPAALANAIDSVLRDPALGRRLSGRGSERVHAYTWTRTRELYEAIYDRVLAPSRSPRPRPRRSIHWGRRWS
- a CDS encoding glycosyltransferase family 4 protein — its product is MPQLVLATTAVGAPMGAQVYQEEIAARAVSALAGVTAAADAGTADGAAPGRPPDAWRVSRLVARSMRSTLPGNRRLPMGPLSRAGVRTRRLAGAALYPRGAVVHRMTLELPPAPVDVVTLHDVVAWRFPDESAPVAAAPEEIRRAAAVICVSRFSAAEAVELLGVVDPTVVHNGVDDRYLDATPAPSEQLARLGITGPYVLHAGGASRRKNLEGLAAAWPSVRSSRPDLTLVLTGPPHPRRDDLFRDLAGVRQVGRVPDDVIAGLLAGAAAVVVPSLYEGFGLPALEAMAARVPVVAARTSSLPEVVGDGGILVEPTPAEIAEGILWAVSGDTAVDGLVARGRERAAEFTWERSAAGHAAVWAGLS
- a CDS encoding polysaccharide pyruvyl transferase family protein, producing MHPNFGDEMTPWLLPHFGIAPVHRAPSRARLVGVGSILEHLPTDFAGVVWGSGLIDDRPRPLPNATVVAVRGALTREHLGVPSTTVLGDPALLVSRLIPRPRVRWRLGLVPHGHHRDHPNFLAPAKNFPAEVRVINVHDRPARTVRRIAACDAILTTSLHGLVVADAYGIPAAWTVLQPALSGGDFKFRDYETVVTPSATRRYDFRPGETLTQLAARTRRADAAAVAVAMQGLDASVGTLHDIFAGEVRRPFSAAVDLLSASASRRGPS
- a CDS encoding LCP family protein, whose translation is MTRRPATADPPGGLLLAQPDGPLLDGRDQGAPGDHHAPADGAPDVRRTRRVLVAVAALVAVLGVVLVGAVVTVQQRVGEAVEWLDDPFLALPSRPPAAGQQAPDPAKGSTAVVATGAPLTALILGSDSRISAGDPDQWAYGAQRTDAIMLAQLSGDRENLTVMSLPRDSWVDVPGYGQAKLNAAFSWGGPTLMIQTVEQLTGVRVDHFAVADFESFSRLTDALGGVELTLPEGLDTRGQVYPPGTHVLDGEAALAYTRERYGLPGGDFDRVQRQQNWLRAIVESAVDENVLANPVRTAGLVTVVAESLAVDGGLGVDQMRAIALDLGGMERDDVLFVTAPHLGTGWSPDGTQSIVRLDDARLAEVSRAFAEDRVAELLRTRPDLATVLGEEVR